TACACAATTAAATTAGAACATTTAATTAGACttctatttgtttatttgatcaatatttctattaattaacgacagatataaaatatattatgtatacatgATGACCCACGCAACTAAAATAGACATCTCCtaaacgattgaaaataagaacaaaTGTTATAAATCATAATGAAATGATGTCAGGCCGTATATaatatgcaaataattttatacactTTTGTGCATCGATGCATCagaaaaatacaatttcttttttgatggAAACCTATATCTTTGACTGcacaaattttttatgttttatataaaataaaaactggATCAAAGTTTCCtgaattttttcgataaacaTGAACCGGCtactaatattaatcattaatattaatgtaagattaagatttttattagtaaGCATTCATTAGCCGCAATATTACCTGTTAGTTAATATTTGGCAAGAGATCTAAATAATTCAGAAAATTAGCTACAATAACTTCCTAACATATAAGTTTAGAACATAAgtatgttaatatttttatgtagagtataaaaaaaaactgcaTCAACTGGTCTAGTCAAAAAAtgtttccattaaaaaaaatttatagttGCATTTTTCTAATGTACCGATGCACACAAgtgcataaaattatttacataatatacaccGTCTGATACTATTTAATTTTGACtgctaacatttttttctatttccaacTGTTTAGGAGATACTGCCTGTTTCAGTTGCATGaaacaccctatatatatgtatgaatattttcatcagtatttaaatttttcttctctctttttttttttttaattatttattttgcagATTTACGATCTACTCTATTCTACAGAGTAATAAGAAATTCTGCTGCAAGGCATTTTGCTTGATGCGGAATACTGTCCTTCAACAGTTCAACcgctaattattatttggCCAGAACCTCTGGCCAATTTTTCTcgagtgttttttttttacttttgacTGGTTCGTTAATTCTTTAATAAGAGGATTACCATGATCTATATTTTGatcagtatttataataaaatatcagtacGTAATATAAGCGGTcagtatgaatataataattatcaggGTTGCATccgtatttaatataaatactgATCATCTACttgaaatatatgaatatttcgatccgtattaataataaagtatgactacgtaatatttaatgatatatatatatatatatatatatatatatatatatatataatgaaatttcagGATTTTGCCTGAGTATATCATAAATACTGATcatctaattaaaataaattgtaaaataaatgatcaatgtatatgaatatttttgattaatatttataataaaatattagtacGTTCAATAAGcgttcaatataaatataataattaagtgACCGAATTGAGTCTGGATTTATCATAAATCctaattatctatttaaaataaaacgtaaaataaatgatcactatatataaatatttttggtCAGTATTTACATTAGATATCAATATCTGGGTCAATGTTggtaattaaatatcaatatgtAACATAAGTAGgcagtataaatataataattaaatatcagaGCTGCATCtgtgtttattataaatactgactatatatttaaaataaattataaaataaatgatcaaaatacgtgtaaatatttttatcaatatttataataaaatatcaatacgtaatattaaacgattgatattaataattaaatatcagaGCTGTGtctgtatttattataaacaccGATCAtccttttaaaataaattgtaaaataaatcgtccgtatatatgaatattttgtataacatttataataaaatatcagtacGTAAGCCAtgagtataaataattaagtatcaaggtattataaatactcatcattaaaattgaaatattgataaattattacattattacaaattattacattacattttaattaaaatattaactgTCACGATTGCGTCAGAGTTGATCGATGTAATAATGATCACTTATATTTACCtactgtatatttatattattataaatatcgatcatttagtaaaaatatcgatttaaaatatttaaaatacgaaCTCGATAAATAGtcttcatttaaatattcgtttGAAGGATTAGCCTAAGAACGGATCAAGGAAACGATCGCGATCGACTTTAACGGAGAAAGTAGAGAGATTTTTCACAGGAGAAAgcatttctcttcctttacaAGGGAGCCGATGCATCGCTCGAAGAATTTCTTGTTGGAATCATCGTGGACgatttgtttcatttcttttttgtcttttgtttttattactatcattatcatcatcatcatcatcgttattctttttattatttctttatttgtattattattattattattattattatattattattttcattattattataattcctcatttttattattaatattattttattattattattttcattattattatattttctcatttttattattattattattttattattattattttcattattattattattattttattattattatttttattattatttttttgtatttttattattattattattttattattcttcttcttctccttattattattattattaatatcatcgtcattattattcagAAAGGCTATTATTAATCCAGACGCAAGCTCTCTCAGGTGCAGAAATTTCCCGTAGGACGTTTCGAAAGCTCGCAAGACCCGTCCGTATTCGTCCGAGCGTGCGCGACGGCGCCACGATTTACATTCCTATTTGTTTCTCGTGCACGCCTAACGTCACGTAGCTGGATCACAGCTATCGAACTGCTCGCGGCGGTGTTGAAAggtagaaaggaagaaaaaagtaaaagaaaaagtagaaaaaaagcagaaagaatatacacacacacacacacacacatatatatatatatatatatatatatatatatatatatatatatagagcaTCCGTCAATAGATGTCCGATGCAATATCTCGAAACTGGTTGCATTATGATTGCAAACAAattcattaagaaaaaaaagaattttcatccCACTGAATCAGCTTCGAAGTGCATGTAAACATCTCgccttcttcattttttttccttcttcttttttattgcataTTTACGAAGTAATAGTCATCGGTTCTTTCATACCAATTTGTTAAACAATCCTCGGTTTACGTAATATTTTAAAGTCGATTAGTTCAGAACAGAATTACTGACTCTCAACTTGTCAAAATATACAAGCTCgatttgtaaataatgtatttgtAGTGGTAGAAGGTATTAATTAAGTTACAGTATGAATCCATCAATCAAATCGTTAAGGATGCCACGATTATTTCATAAACGATGCATAGTAGCCAATTTTTTATCAGACacgattttaattacaaattaccAGTACTATATAAACAtgcaagaaataattataggtatccatcaaaaaaaaaaacactacGTTGACCTTCATAACGCAAAAAGGTTACGacaaaaaaagacgaaaaaataagaaattttttacatgCACTTTTTCAGCTGCATCATTGTCAGTGCCAACAcaaatttctcttattaaattttcttgcGACTTCAACCAGTCATGATATATGTGCTCGGACATCTATAAAcgggtatatatatgttcgcgtgcgcgcgtgtgtgtgtgtgtgtctgtacgtacataaatatttatgaatatgtatttacgtatacacacaGCTTTCTGGACTCTTCTTTTAAAAACTTTCTAAACTATCGATCGCGTAAGTACAAACGTAGAGTCCTTTTGTTAAGAATGAACATGGAATAGACATGAATGAACATTCTCAAAGATACCGTAAGCGTGCCATTTAAAGAACggatgaatgaaattaattcctTATGTACATACCATACATCCATTGTATGTAATGGCGCTCGATCCATAATTCAAGTCTTCGATCATCCGGAATAAAATCACGAGAGCTCAACGAAACGAGTGAAAGTGTCttgttaattgttaattaacatCGGTTCTAATGTAAATCAACCTCATTGCTTACATACTTATTTACGTTCTCATCGTTCTTCGTTAGTTCTATCAACCGTACCGagattactttattattaaattatttgttgtttggtatttctctctctctctctctctctctctctctctctctctctctctctctctctttctgtctctctttctcaactcGTTAAAGTTAGATCTCAGAGTTGCGTTAAAAATAAcgtaaattaatgaaaaaataactaATCGAGGAGAAGTCATCGTAGTTGTATCACTCAGCAAGGGGTAAGAGAGTATTTGTTCACTGAGCAGGAAGCAATCTGTTTCAATATGGCCACTCGTAGCACATAAGTAGCGTACTTTGAGTACTATCTACTTATGTACACGACTCACTTATCTCCTACGCTTTGTTAACCGTTCAATTGATAGCTAACCGAGGACACGGCGCTTGGTCTTTTTTTGAAGGTTCCCTACGATGTATCGATCGATgtatcaatcgatcgatccatccaCCTAAAGAACACCATTTTAAATAGATCGTTAAGAAATCTAACCGcataacataataaaatacatttggTGTCGTTAACGTGACGTACTCGAGAgtaaacgataaagaaattaagattCTCGTGCAGTTTGATAGATCGTGAAGGTTAACGCTAGACGTTATCTCTATACGTGAATTAATACAAATCGATATCGGCATCATAGAGGCGATCGTCGTAAAATCAATGGAAATTAACCTATCGACACGAGTGAGTTCCAACGCTCGCGTTCACGTTGAGTTGACGGTGACGCTAACGAGCCTGCATGCGACGGTTGCAATAAATTGAACGTCGCCTACCATGCCAATCACACCTGCGAATCGAGATTATGCACTTAGCTTTTGATAAATCTTACCTTcgatatatgatttttttttctttttttcttttttttctctcccttagATCGCCAAGAATGTGCGTGCTCTTCTAACAGAGAggcagacagagagagagagagagagagagaaaacatatGTAATtctaatatacataattttaaaCGAACTTCGAGGAATGGTGTTGCAAAAGTCGTCGAAGAATATCAACGTGTCCACACTTATCGAGTTTCTCGTAatgttttctcctttttctttttttgaggttttttatttataaaaccgAGGTAACAAGTGGTTACTCGATTATAGGCTGTACTCCCGTCTGCgtttcaagaaaatatatgttattacaATTTTGGAAAGAAATTTGACAGatcgttataatatatatgttagcATGTGATAAGTGCGAgaacacatgcatatatacacacatatacacatatatacgtggtCAGACATATGCGATACGTATAAATCCATAGGGCTACACGTGGGCGAAAGATCCGCGGTATGAAAAGATCTTATTAATTGGCACGCAACTGCCCGCGGTCGCACTTATATTCcacttaaataataattacttggTGGAACTATCGCACGGCGGTTGCGCCCACGTAGGCGCCGTTTATGCTTCGTTgcagcttctctctctctctctctctctctctttctgtctctatttctatctctatctctatctctatctctctttttttctttctttccctcctccctttctttcttccttatttttctcgcTCTCATTCTGTCGTCGCTCTCTCGTGTTACGTCTACTTATTCAGGTGGATACGGTTAATCGATTCCCCGttggaatttatattatttttctttgaaccttttctctctctctctctctctctctctctctctcttttttttcaatcaacaTGAGAcagaaatttttctctttagatAGACCATAGATAATATCTTTCATTcagtcatatatttttatttatccagAGACAATCTCTACCGCTTAACGTTGACGTCTCTAACACCTTTGGAACACGCCTCCTGGACCGCACcggaagataaaataaatacctGTCAGAACAAGGGCCAAAGCCCCGAGGATTGTCACAATTACATAAAGGTACTTCTCAGCAATGGCAAAAGTCTATTCACCTGCGGTACTTACGCGTTCAGTCCTTGGTGCACCTGGAGAGAGgtaagatttatttaaattatcaacTTGTTTTACTTAAtccgcttacggatagcaatcGGATCAAGTTcaatatctatttacaaatccATTTCAATAATCAAGTTTCATTTAATGAGTTTCGATTGCTACTTAAAAGTCAATAAAGTTTCAGTCATTATACTTGCAATGTAatcattttatacaaattgaTTTCGAACTTTAGTATGAGAATACCTGTAAATTCgaaaacattaaaaagatTCGAACCTTTCATAAATGATACTTAAGTTTTGTGTTTGTAAGATGCGGATAACTGTTTGAATCATTAAACATTGTATtggaattttaatatatcatgaTATAGTTTGAAAATTGACAATGAGAGGTtagttaaaaacaaaagactATGTATCGCGGACTATAGGCTGTAGTGACTAGGAATAAGATCAAGTtcaatatgtattatttatgaatccgAATCAATTTCAATAACCAAGTTTCATTTAATAGGTTTCGATTGCTACTCGAAAGTGCATAAAGTTTCAATGAATATACTGGcaatataatcattttacataaattGGTTTCGAACTTAGTACCTGTAAATTCGAAAACGTGCTTGTAAGTAATGCGATGTTAAAAAGATTCAAATCTTTTATAAGTAGTActcaaatttttaatcttaataaGATGAGGATAACCGATCGAATCATTAAACATTGTATCGGAATTTTAACGTATTGTGATCTCTGTTAAGAACAGACAATGAGAGGTtagttaaaaacaaaagactATCGCAGACTAGAGGCTCTGATGATTAGGAATAGAATCAAGTTCaatatacatttatgaatCCAAATCAATTTCAATAACCAAGTTTCATTTAATGGCTATCGATTGCTAGTCTAAAAGCAATAAAGTTTCAATGACTATACTTGCAatgtaaacattttatataaattgttttcgaACTTCAGAATGAGAGTATCTGTTAAATTCAAAAACGTACTTGTAAGTAGTTCGACATTAAAAAGATTCAGATCTTTTACAAGTAGTACTCGAATTTTAAGTGTTAGTAAGATGCGGATAGCTGATTGCATCATTAAACATAGTATCGTGATTTAACATAGTATCTTAACTTTAACCTCTTGGGTTGTCGAGGTTTTAGAAGTtagttaaaaacaaaaaactatCGCAGACTATAAGTTGATGTGTTAAAGATCGTtccattattttatcgaagtaTGTATTCATAAAAGATTCGAATATACTTGATAGTATCGCTTATacttctaaaaatatttacaaacaaTTCGAATCTACGTATTTCATTTATGTTCGAGTTtggttgaaattattaattttcttttttcgatgtaTTTATGAAACATTCGAAATTATGCAATTAGATTCGAACttatttgtaatatacttGATCTCCTATCCATATTTATAAACTAcactaataaataatcatttgataatattttccaaCGAAGATCGAGAATATAACAAGCGTGACGAGCGAAATGTCAGGCGTGGCGATGTGTCCGTATTCACCGCATGCCAACGTCACCGCACTTTTGGCTAGAGGTCCATCCGGTGGACTCTTCGCTGGGGCACCAACTGATTTTTCTGGATCCGATCCTGCGATCTACAGGACTCTCGCATCACCAAATCTCAGGACCCATCAGTACGATTCCAGGTAACAAAATTAGTATGCCGTTGGACTAAAATGGAAACCAAAATGGAAATTACATACTTACCTACATCTAGAAAGTTTACAAAATcgattattcaaaaatatcttcatCCGACATCATTATCTTTTCAGAATATATTATCTGAAAATTTCAtcagaaaatttcaaaaattgacAAATTTATGAACGTTTCAAATCAATCCTGTCAAGTTCGATGTTACGTGTATCTAAAACTTTAAATGCTATTTTCTCAAAATTATGTTTAAATCTGTgcaaagtaatatttaaaaaatgactGAACCGATTTAGATGAAATTTTCGCCACCATAATCGCCATACAAAAGAACTTTGCTTGATCTGACATCGATGACTCTAGACAAATAACTTattgttttgattttttttatttttggaaaatgtttttcaaaatGCATATTACCCAACACTGCCacacatatttaataattttttttattatttaaaaactacATAGAAAAGGAGATTATAAAACGATTGAACTTTTGAACcctttaatgttttttatttaaactttaaCAATCATATCgatcattgaaaatttattcttttcagatGGCTGAATGATCCACAATTCGTTGGTAGCTTTGAGACCGAAGATCACGTGTACTTTCTGTTTCGTGAAACCGCAGTGGAATATATCAATTGTGGCAAggtaaaatcgatttattcgccttcctttttatttttatttttttctcatttttatatccATTGTCGACGACATCGTTACGTGCCATTGCTTACAATTGTGAACAGCATGTCTGAGGAGGATTTAACGAAGCGTTTAACATTTTTCgttgtagaaaatatattcgaggATAGCTCGGGTTTGCAAGAACGATCGAGGCGGACAGATCATGATGAAGGATGTCTGGATGACTTTCAGCAAAGCTCGCTTGAATTGTTCCCTTCCGGGCGAGTTCCCTTTCTATTACGATGAGATTCAGGGTGCTGTCTATCATCCAGAAGAAAGGATAGTCTATGCGACTTTCACGACTCCGATGTACGTTAAAAATGtggataataatatttctttaagcaaaaagtaaagaggaaagaggaacgaaagaaaacaaaaaatcttattaatgAAACGTTATTTTATGTCTGTTCATAAGTCGAGTACGAGGATGAATATGAGGGTAATATTATATAGCAAAGTGGCGTATCATTCGCGCGAAGctaattttttgataaatatcaaagaaagatTAGAGAAatcgagcgagcgagtgagagCAAATGAGcgagtgagagatagagatagagagagagagagagagagagagagagagagagagagagaaacagagaatgTGTTTGAATCTTCTTTTTGCCATAGTAAATCGTCGTTTTTACAGTAACGGCATAGCTGGCTCGGCGATCTGTGCCTTCAATATGTCCAGTATCGTAGCAAGCTTCAATGGACCTTTCAAACATCAAGAGAACTTAGGAGCCGCATGGGAAAGGCGACCTGTTCCTCATCACAACAGGGAACATTGTGCATCACCATCGAACACGGCACCTCATTTGATAATCGATAATCAAAGGTACCAATTGATGGACGATGCTGTCCAAAGCTCCACGTTGACGCCATTACACACCGTAACATTGGAGAGATTCACGCAGATCGCTGTCGATCTTACACCAACTAAATTACATCGTGGCGTAACCGTATTATATGTTGCAACGACCGAGagattgataaagaaaatatctgtACTTCCGAGGACTCAAGAAACTTGCGTAGTTGAGATATGGGGTCCACTTCCATCGATGCCAACCACATTGCAATTCTTAAAAGACACGCAAAGTTTATACGTTGGCATGGAAATTGGTTTGTTGAggtaaaaacaaatttgatGCGAAAAACACGTTTGATTACGGTATTCGTTGATACCTtgatcgttatttttattcgatgatgtgatttttatttattagaatacCAGCAGTTCAATGTCATCGTCATCGCAGTCGTCAGGCATGCTTGAACGCGCAAGAACCATATTGCGGTTGGAACGAACACTTGATGAAGTGCGCCCAAGCACCTAAGCAAAATCATCTTGCCACTCACTGGCATCAGGAGGTTACGAAATGTCCAGTTCTCACTGATCCAGTCGATGGTGGTTGGAGTGCATGGAGTGCCTGGTCGGCCTGTCAACATGGCACTGGAGAACAGTCGTCTCATGGTCATTCTCATACACACTCCTACTTTGATCACGAAGAGGTATACTGTCCTATCACGCGAGAGATTATGTTGGATACCTGAGACAACTTACATTCTAATTCATTTCCAGATCACCGATACTTGTCAATGCCAGACTAGAGAGTGCAACAATCCACCTCCACAGCATGGTGGTACAAGTTGTGTTGGAGCACGCGTTAGAGTGACCAACTGTACAGTTCATGGCGGTTGGACAACCTGGTCAGCTTGGTCAGCCTGTTCTCAAACTTGCGGCTTCGCTATGAAAACACGTAGACGTAGTTGTACGAATCCCTCTCCAGCTTTCGGTGGCCGAGTCTGCGTAGGACACGATCACGATGACATCGTATGTATCGATCTACCACCTTGTCCTACGCCAGCGAAAGTTACTCCACCGCCTCAAAATGGACAATGGTCTTCTTGGGGCGCATGGAACGCCTGTAGTCGGCCATGCAACGGAGGTaagacattttatttcattgatgaAATAACTTACTTAACAAAACTAAAtgatcttcttctctctttctctttctttcccgttTCATAGGCTTTCGAATTAGAAGAAGAACCTGTGACAATCCCTCGCCTAGGAAAGGTGGTGCCGAATGCATCGGATGTGATTTTCAGGTGAAATATATTAACGTACCGTCAGCTTTAATAGAATTGATGAATGTAAGGATGGATGGCTGAATGGATGTTTGGATAAATAGACGAATGGAATGCAGATAATAACGTTGATCCATACGTAGGTCGAGGAATGCAACATTCAGCAATGCGGAGAGACTAGAAGATATTCAGGGTGGACACCTTGGTTAGCCGTGAACGCATCGATACAAAATGGAAGCGTGGGTTATACTGAAAAGCGTTTCAGATTTAGCTGTCGTGCACAAACGGACGATCCCTCAAGCGTGAGAGTTCAATTTGCGAAAGAGGAGGAACGTTATTGTAGAGACGATGGTTCCTGTTTGCGAACGAACATCAACGGGTACGGAGATAGTGTGGTCGAAAGCGGTTGGAGCGAGTGGTCAACTTGGTATCCTTGCGATCGACCTTGTGGAGGGGGCTCACAGCGTAGAGTAAATATCAAagcttcgttattattatatcaacaatatctttttttgttgttatacatttttcataatttttattaataatataacacgTTCGATAATAtcctataataaaatataattatttctttaaattttttgaaTGAACGCAGAGAAGACAATGCGAGTCACCACCTTGCGAGGGAATATCCGTACAAACGAGAATATGTAACATTCATCCATGTAGAACAACAACTTTCGGAAGTGGCGTAGTAGAAGGACAATGGTCCTGTTGGACTGACTGGTCCGAATGTTCGGCTTCTTGCGGTGTTGGCGTTCGTACGAGGACAAGGGAATGCATCGGACCAGAGAGTTGTGACGGACCCAGACTCGTAAGAGAAACCTGCGAAATGCCTAGCTGCGAGTCCTTACTAGGCTGGGATACATGGTCCCGTTGGACCCCGTGCGATAACGATCGTCAACAACATCGAAAACGTCAGTGTCTTCAACATGGTAATGGAATGTGTCAAGGACTCAATCGGGAAACTCGAGATTGTCTTACGGATTGCACGGACAACGGTAAGCGATCAAATTCATCAACGAAACAGAATTTTCTCGAACGATGTTTAACctcttaattaaaattgcattacgaaatatttcgtCATTTGAGAAATATTAATCCAACGAGCGCGACTATATTTTTCGTCATGATGCTACAAAAACTAAGCTCTATTCAAGATTAACTTTC
This DNA window, taken from Vespula vulgaris chromosome 19, iyVesVulg1.1, whole genome shotgun sequence, encodes the following:
- the LOC127070882 gene encoding semaphorin-5A isoform X1 — encoded protein: MTGRMREKKGKEQNERERKKKEKLPDSRQLDSIRMELRWSLYCTMMLQTFIVALHAIDDFRHISYEDLVDGSMFREEGVTTYSQLLFDVARQQVVVGARDNLYRLTLTSLTPLEHASWTAPEDKINTCQNKGQSPEDCHNYIKVLLSNGKSLFTCGTYAFSPWCTWREIENITSVTSEMSGVAMCPYSPHANVTALLARGPSGGLFAGAPTDFSGSDPAIYRTLASPNLRTHQYDSRWLNDPQFVGSFETEDHVYFLFRETAVEYINCGKKIYSRIARVCKNDRGGQIMMKDVWMTFSKARLNCSLPGEFPFYYDEIQGAVYHPEERIVYATFTTPINGIAGSAICAFNMSSIVASFNGPFKHQENLGAAWERRPVPHHNREHCASPSNTAPHLIIDNQRYQLMDDAVQSSTLTPLHTVTLERFTQIAVDLTPTKLHRGVTVLYVATTERLIKKISVLPRTQETCVVEIWGPLPSMPTTLQFLKDTQSLYVGMEIGLLRIPAVQCHRHRSRQACLNAQEPYCGWNEHLMKCAQAPKQNHLATHWHQEVTKCPVLTDPVDGGWSAWSAWSACQHGTGEQSSHGHSHTHSYFDHEEITDTCQCQTRECNNPPPQHGGTSCVGARVRVTNCTVHGGWTTWSAWSACSQTCGFAMKTRRRSCTNPSPAFGGRVCVGHDHDDIVCIDLPPCPTPAKVTPPPQNGQWSSWGAWNACSRPCNGGFRIRRRTCDNPSPRKGGAECIGCDFQVEECNIQQCGETRRYSGWTPWLAVNASIQNGSVGYTEKRFRFSCRAQTDDPSSVRVQFAKEEERYCRDDGSCLRTNINGYGDSVVESGWSEWSTWYPCDRPCGGGSQRRRRQCESPPCEGISVQTRICNIHPCRTTTFGSGVVEGQWSCWTDWSECSASCGVGVRTRTRECIGPESCDGPRLVRETCEMPSCESLLGWDTWSRWTPCDNDRQQHRKRQCLQHGNGMCQGLNRETRDCLTDCTDNDVNALPSSVESASVSVGAVVGSCIVGFFIGLALTAVLCFYYLKRRKPRVPGSPHYISKQNPYVTVPLKEVNAKRQPSFSGSTNGNGTLRGKSNPNVNGLGSPKLYPKSLEYESATLKRNSHGQQHIRADLDQDKYY
- the LOC127070882 gene encoding semaphorin-5A isoform X2, whose protein sequence is MELRWSLYCTMMLQTFIVALHAIDDFRHISYEDLVDGSMFREEGVTTYSQLLFDVARQQVVVGARDNLYRLTLTSLTPLEHASWTAPEDKINTCQNKGQSPEDCHNYIKVLLSNGKSLFTCGTYAFSPWCTWREIENITSVTSEMSGVAMCPYSPHANVTALLARGPSGGLFAGAPTDFSGSDPAIYRTLASPNLRTHQYDSRWLNDPQFVGSFETEDHVYFLFRETAVEYINCGKKIYSRIARVCKNDRGGQIMMKDVWMTFSKARLNCSLPGEFPFYYDEIQGAVYHPEERIVYATFTTPINGIAGSAICAFNMSSIVASFNGPFKHQENLGAAWERRPVPHHNREHCASPSNTAPHLIIDNQRYQLMDDAVQSSTLTPLHTVTLERFTQIAVDLTPTKLHRGVTVLYVATTERLIKKISVLPRTQETCVVEIWGPLPSMPTTLQFLKDTQSLYVGMEIGLLRIPAVQCHRHRSRQACLNAQEPYCGWNEHLMKCAQAPKQNHLATHWHQEVTKCPVLTDPVDGGWSAWSAWSACQHGTGEQSSHGHSHTHSYFDHEEITDTCQCQTRECNNPPPQHGGTSCVGARVRVTNCTVHGGWTTWSAWSACSQTCGFAMKTRRRSCTNPSPAFGGRVCVGHDHDDIVCIDLPPCPTPAKVTPPPQNGQWSSWGAWNACSRPCNGGFRIRRRTCDNPSPRKGGAECIGCDFQVEECNIQQCGETRRYSGWTPWLAVNASIQNGSVGYTEKRFRFSCRAQTDDPSSVRVQFAKEEERYCRDDGSCLRTNINGYGDSVVESGWSEWSTWYPCDRPCGGGSQRRRRQCESPPCEGISVQTRICNIHPCRTTTFGSGVVEGQWSCWTDWSECSASCGVGVRTRTRECIGPESCDGPRLVRETCEMPSCESLLGWDTWSRWTPCDNDRQQHRKRQCLQHGNGMCQGLNRETRDCLTDCTDNDVNALPSSVESASVSVGAVVGSCIVGFFIGLALTAVLCFYYLKRRKPRVPGSPHYISKQNPYVTVPLKEVNAKRQPSFSGSTNGNGTLRGKSNPNVNGLGSPKLYPKSLEYESATLKRNSHGQQHIRADLDQDKYY